Below is a genomic region from Nitrospira lenta.
TCGTCCGCTCATTGCTCAAACAGGACGGGTTCGCCTTCACCGAAGACCGTGAGCGGGCCGATGTGATGCTGATGAACACCTGCGCGATTCGGGAGAACGCGCACAACAAGGTCTACGGCCATCTCGGAGAATTGCAGGCGGTCAAGAAAGAGCGGCCGCTCGTCGTCGGTGTGTTGGGTTGTATGGCGCAAAGCCTCAAAGATGAGTTGACGAAAAAAGTGCCGCTGATCGACGTGCTCGCCGGTCCCGATGCCTATCGCCAGCTCCCCATGCTGATTACAAATGCATTGCAGGCGCAGGAACAGGGGTTTGCCAAGAAGTCTTTTGCCCTGGACCTTTCTGAATACGAAACCTACGAAGGGGTGCTGCCGGATCGTGAAGGCGGGGTCAATGCCTGGATCACCGTCATGCGCGGTTGCGACAATTTTTGCAGTTTTTGCGTCGTCCCCTATACCCGCGGACGTGAGCGTTCACGCGATCCTCAGAGCGTCCTGGTCGAAGCGCAGCAAGCCGCAGCCCTCGGATACAAACAAATTACGTTGCTCGGGCAGAATGTGAACTCCTATCGTTCCGGAGACTGGGACTTTGCCGCACTCATCTCTGCCGTGGCCGACACCCCTGGTATCGAACGGGTCCGCTTCACTTCGCCACACCCTAAGGACTACCCGCGTTCACTGATCGAGGCGATCGCCGCACACCCAAAGATCTGTAAGCACATCCATCTGCCGCTCCAATCCGGGAGCGATCGCATTCTCGACCTGATGGGACGCGAGTACACCGCCGCCGATTATTCCAAGTTGGTTGACCAGATCAAGGGAATGATCCCGGATATCGTCCTGACCACCGACATCATCTGTGGATTCAGTACAGAGACTGAGCAAGACTTTGAGAGCACCTGTCGACTCGTCGAACAGACCCGATTTCATTCAGCCTTTGTCTTTGCCTACTCTGAACGGAAGAACACCATCGCCGCCAGAAAGTTTCAGGACGACATACCGGAAGAGGTGAAAGGCAATCGCGTCAAACGGCTTGTGGAGCTTCAGCGCGAGATCGGCGGGGCAAGGAATCGTGAATATGTTGGCCAGACGCTCCCCGTTCTCGTCGAACGGGAAGCCACCCGTTCACCTAACCGCTGGATGGGTAAAACCGACGGAAACATTGCCGTCATTTGGGATAAAGCCCTTGAACCGCTCCAACCTGGCGCACTCACGCATCGTCGGATCACCGACTCATCGGTTGCCGCACTATTCGCTGAGTAGTCTCAAGTAAGCCCTCTGCACATCATCTCAGTTGCCGTCACATCCGCTACTTCTTCATCAGCACACACTCGTCAACATAGGAACATTCTTGCACGTCTGCTTTAGGTACTGAACATTTTCTGACACGCTTTCGTCAAAAACCACTCACAATCTCGAAGTATTCTTTGGTATCCACTCCTCTGCCCTGCTTTTCAAAACGCATGAAGCCCACTCAGTCACACGCAATATTTTCTATCAATAGATCACGCAAACAATTGTTTTATTTAAAAAGATCATCTACAACATCTCCTAGATCTTTTACGAAGATGCAGTCCACGCCGTCCCGCGTGAAAAGATTTCCTCATCACACTAAAATATTTTTCCTCTTACTTCTCAATGGCATGCCAATTGCTATCCGAGAAAGAACAGACGTGATCAAAAAGAGTTACTCGATATATTCATCATCTAACTAAGCGGATTGACGCATGACACTCGAGACAATTATTTCACTGGGCGTTTTGGGATGGATGACGGTAGGCATGGTGCTTATGGGCCTCGGCATCTGGTAACCCTCCAAGCGCCAGTTACGCATCTAGCTAGATAGTCCCCTTGCACACGCCGATACTTTTCTACCCATCGAAAAAGGAGCAGCCATGCACCCCCTTCGAAACAAGCCGACCCACTATACGACCACAGGATTGCTTCTGGGAGCCGTACTCTTGAGCGGCTGTTCCATAATCTCGGGATCGCAGTCCATGCATCAGAGCGCCAAAGGCTCCGTCTACCTCGAAGAAGTTTCTGAATGGTCCTTCGAAGCCAACCACCCGACGATAATCGATCAGAACACGATGCTGAAAATTGTAAAAGGTGTCGTCACCGAAGAGGCCGTCTCGGCCTCGACCAGAATGCCCGCGAGTGGCAGTAAGCCGATGAGAGTATTCAGCGATGGAGATGCCGAGTTTCTCGCTCCCCTGCTAGCCCAAGGATTGTCGCGAGCGAAACCGGAACAGATTGTCGGTTTCCGTGTATCTTCATCGGCAGGGTCAGGCGCTGCACCCACCGCGGGCACCCTTTACGTGCAACATGGCGCGGCCTATTTCACCCTCTCATCTCCCAAGGGGATGAAAGCCGCCGGGTTCATGCCGAGATCGGCCGCCCATATCGAGTCGGCGCCCTCATTTGCGGCCAACGGTGCCGCCGGTGCTATGTCGATGGTGATTGACTATGCGGCATTGGCCAGGGCATCCATGCCGGCTGCGATGCCCGTAGCGGCTGCAGCCCCTGCGCCTGGTGCACAGTCTGCCTTTTCAGCCCCGGTGAAAGTCACCGCCAGACAAGATGCTCCCGCATCGACTTCGGCTGTCGCGATCAGCGAGATGGCCGCGTCTGCCGACAAACCGACAAGTGATCTGACCACCGAAGATATCCTCAATAGGAATTTGGAGGAACTACGCCAAGCGAAAGAGGCTGCCGCCCTTAAGGAATCGGAACTCAAAATCCTGCGCAAGGAAACCGAGTGGATGAAGAAAGAACTGCGGGAACGCACCGCCGAACGCGATGCGATACGAGCCAAGAACGTAGCATCGAAAACAGCGCCTAAAAAGAAGCCCGCGGAGCTTCAGCCGACTCGATAGGAGCACGCCATATCTACAAGAGCTCCAGCAACTCCGGCTGGAGCAAAACCACTTCACTAGACAGGGGTTGCCGAAAGTTCATTCGACAATAACACGCATACGTCACATACGTATCTTGCAGACAATACCGGGCCAACTCCTGTCCCTGCCCCTTCTCCCACATCTCTGCCACCTGCGATCCGCTGCCCGACTTGGTTTCCACATGAAGCGCGCGCGCTAACACATCCAGCTTGACCCACCCCCGCGTGTCCCAGTTACTCCAGATCGCCATCGTGTCATAGACAGGTTCGGCCCGAAACTTCGCCAGACTGATGTCGTAGCTTGGTTTCACCTGGTGAATTATCGATCGCTTTTTAATAAACGGCAGATCGAATCCGAGGCCGTTATGAGTAATGAACAAGGTAGGCCGGTCCTGCGCAATCCTGGCCCAGAACTGACGGAGTAGTTCCTTTTCATTGCTCCCATACCAGGCCACCGCACTGCGCGCTTCCATCTGATCGGAAAATTCGAGCAGGCCGATGCAGACAATCTTACTGAAGGTCCCATCGAACGCCGATTTGGCATACTGCTCATCTTCCGCATGACGCGCTTCTTCAGCGGCACCGGCTTCAAAAAGATCCATCCCCCCGTGCCTGGACGATTCCTCTTCTGGCGGGTGCTCTTTTCCGACCAAATGTGCCCATTCCGCACGCGGCGCTTGAATCGTCTCAATATCCAATACGACTTTCATCGCGACTCCATAATTGCATCACGCTGCAAAGACTCGAGAATAACTGCGTCAGCAGGTGGAAAGGTGAACTGATTGAACTCCTCCGGCAACACCCAACGAAGCTCCGCACAATCCAATGCCTCAGCTTCGCCGCTTTCAATCACACAACGAAAGAAATGTAGCTCCACGATCTTCTCCGGATACTCATGCCGCACAATCCGATAGGGCAGCGGAATACCGACCACCACGTTTAACTCTTCGCGCAGTTCTCGCCGAAGACAGTCTTCCAACGATTCTCCGCCTTCACGCTTTCCCCCGGGGAATTCCCAATAGCCGGCGAGATGCACACCGGCCTTCCTCCGGGCAATCAGATACCGCCCATCGCGCTGAATCAAACCGGCGGCCACCTCGATGACGGTCATATCCGTCTATTTCCTGTTAGACGCGGCATCGAACGGATACGTCTTGCAGATCGACTTCATCGGACACAGCAAGCAATAGGGATCGCGCGCGGTGCAGACCATCGCGCCGAAATCCATAATGGCTTGATTGAAATCATAGCCCTTGCCTCTCGGAATCAAGGCCTCGGACAACTCCCACAGCTGCGCCTTTTGCGCTTTGGGGTCGCCTTCGGCGATAAACACGCGATGCAATACCCGGATCACGTTCGTATCGAGAATGGGGGCGTCTTCGTTGAACGCGAAGGAACGAATCGCCCCGGCCGTATAGCGCCCAATCCCTTTAAAGGACAGCAGCTCTTCCGCATCATTGGGTAACTGCCCGCCGTATCGCTCCACCGTTTCACACGCGATGCTGTGGAGCCGCTCCGGCCGGATGTTATAGCCCAACGGATACCAGGTCTTCTTCACATCGGCGACCGGCGCCTCCGCCAGATGCTCGAAACTCGGATAACGATCAAGAAACTCATGGTACTTGGGAATCACCCGATCGACCTGCGTCTGCTGCAACATCACCTCTGAAACAAGAATGTGGTACGGATCGGACGTCTTACGCCAAGGCAAATCACGTCCATGCTCGCCGTACCACTTGAGTAAACGCTGCTGAAACCGGCGTTTCTGTGACGGTGTGAGTGCGGGACTCTGAGCCTTTGACCGGGTCTTTCTTCGAGGGGATTTGGATGAGGAGGGCATACTCTTTCCGTGTGAACAATGGCACATTCTAGGGGGGCCGCTCACTCAAAATCAAACGGCTCACAAAGCGGAAAAATGGTCCGGACGTCAACCGATGCAATCCCCATACGTTCATTGAATCATGCGGGACTATTCAACGGTACAAACACGTGGTAGCGTATGTGCAAGTCCATTTAGAACGAGGAGGAACACCATGGCCCCTCAGGCGACTGTGATCGTGCCTGCCCGAGCGCAGCACTTCGCGCAATCCATCCTCATCGCAGGAGCCGCTGCGGCAGCCTTACTCCTCGCCGCAGGCATCGCTCGCGCAGAAAGCCAATCCGTGCCCTGGGAATGCTCGACCTATGATGGTGAGGCACAGACTCGCTGTTTGAACATGTTCATCGAGTTGCAACGGGAAGAGATCGGAAAACTAAAAGGGCAGCTTCAAGCTCAACAAGGCGCCGTCGAGCAGCTCAAACAGCAAAGCGATCGGCAGGCAGCCGCCACTGCGGAGATGCAACGGCAAATTGCCGCCCCACCGGCTATTATTCCAGCAGCCCCCTACAGCGCCTACACCTATGCCTATCCGCCGGCTCTTGGACTCGGTCTCTACCTGGGTCGCCCAGGATTTTACGGATATCCCAACTACTACGGCCCTCACATCTATTGGGGACCGCGGTACTACCGCCATTGGGGCCGGCGCTGAACATCAACGCATCGCAGACGGCTACGGCTCGTTTTTCGCCGACACGGAGTACAGCCGCACAAGCACCAGTCCCGCGCCGACGGCAATGAGCAATCCCGCCGCTATCCGTACCTCCATCGAAATCGGAGCGACCAGCAGATGATAGAGCTGCGGAAGCGCTCCTGGACAGACCACCGCCAACCCCAGCGCCAGCACATGGCGCCCTAAATAGATCGGCTCTCCCGGTTTTCTCTTCATAGCCATGATTCCTCAACCGTGAACGTGAGATGCTCTCGCACAGATGAGCGTTTTCATTGACATTCCACCCCCTGCCACATAGCCTTCATAAAGAATCACACCGGACCAGTGAACAGGAAATCGTTTTCCACGATGCGATCACTTACACCTCAATCTAAGCGTGAACGGGAAAAGGACGAATTACGCCAACAAACCCGCTATCGCGTCGAATTCCCGATCACAAGCACCGGCGACTGTATCACCACAGGTACCGTGTACAACCTCGGCCTGGGTGGATGCAAGATCATGAGCGCCGCACGAGTCACCTTGGAAATAGGCGCCATCCTCAAACTGGAACTCCATCCGCCCAAGCTCGCGCCGATCTCTGTCCATGCGGCCACCGTCCGATGGACCATGGAAGATGATTTCGGCGTCGACTTTCTCGGCATGCAGGAATCAGATCGAGATCGATTGGCGCAATTGATTGAGCAGCTATCAGAGGAGTCCTGACAATGGTCACCCGGAAGTTTCCCCGATTCCCGACGTCAATCTCGAGCATCCTCGTCCAGCGGGATCGATTGAAGTATAACGCCGCGCTTCGCGATGTTTCCGTCAAAGGCTGCCGAGTCGAAAGCGTCATTAGACCGTTTACCGGCATGCAATTAGAAGTCTCCCTGCAACTTCCCGGCGAAGCCTCCCCGATCACGATCACGAATGCCGCCGTGCGCTGGACCGGCTCGCATGGCATCGGTATTGAATTCCTTACCATTGCGCCCCCGCAACTCGAACGGCTCACTCAATTGATCACTAAGCTCTCATCCGCCACGCACGCCGCCTAAGCCTTATCCGCTCTCACCACGCAACAGTTGCAATTCTTCCGAGCAAGTCCGTATCCTCACGCATTATGGATTTGCCTCAGCTCACGCCTCAACAGTTAAAAGAACTTGTTCAGGGCTTCGTCGATGATCGCATCCGTGAACTCATCGGCGACCCGGACCTCGGATTGTCATTGGGGGACGCCTTGCGATCGCGCCTGAAAGAATCCCTCGCCGGCAGCGACCGGCTCTCCGGCGACGACGTCGCCGACCGGCTCGGGCTGCGCTGGTAACGCCATGGCCTGGTTCCGCCTCGCCTTCCGGCCAACCGTCATCCAGGACCTGACACCGGTCGATCCCGCCATGGCTCAACGGCTCTTCGACAAAACAAAATGGATCGCATCGAACGTCGACAACCTGCGCCACGAACCGGTCGCGCCGGACCTGCCGGGCCTGTCGAAATATGCTGTCGGGGATTGGCGGATTTTTTATTCGATCGATCGCGCCGACTCGCTCGTAGACATCCACGCCATCGTCCCGCGCGCCCTACTCCGGTAGGTAACGGTCATAAATCAGGAACCGGCTCAGGCGGCATCCGATCATTCACGCTCGCCAGATGCAGCGAAAACTGTCCGTCCTCCGCATCCTTCACATAACGGCGAAGGGCTTCAGTCACCACGGGAAAGGCCATGCCATCCCATGGAATCGCATGGCGGGGAAACAGGCGAACTTCCAGGCTTTCCGTGCCGACTCCAAACTCCGGCGTGAGCATCCGTCCACGGAACACCATATAGACCTGCCCGATATGCGGCATACTGAGCACGGCATAGAGCGCCGTAATCTCCACATCCGCCAGCGCCTCTTCCTTCGTCTCCCGGGCTGCCGCCTCTTCTGTCGTCTCCCCGATCTCCATAAATCCGGCCGGAAACGTCCAGAGCCCCAGCCGCGGTTCAATCCCGCGCCGGCACAACAAAATCTGCCCCTCCCACTCGGGAATACAGCCAGCGACAATCTTGGGATTGTGGTAATGAATAGCGTGGCAATGGTCGCACACATAGCGCAACACATTATCGCCGGCTGGGATCTTTTGACTGACCGGGGCCCCGCAGGTGCTGCAGAATTTCACGGCAGGCTCTTTCTCATTAGGTGATCAGGATGGATAACACAAACTACCGTTGCTTTGCACCCTGTCCACGCGGCCTCGAAGCGTTGCTGCAGCAGGAATTGGCCGCCCTCGGGGCCACCGATCTGCGCCCGACCGAAGGCGGCGTCGGCTTCTCCGGCACCCTCGCCATCGTCTATCGGACCAATCTCGAAAGCCGCATCGCCAGCCGCATCCTTCTGGAAGTCGCGCAGGTTTCCTATCGCAACGAACAGGATATCTACGCCGCGGCCTCCGCCCTCCCCTGGCCGCAATGGTTCCAGGCCTCGCGCACCATCAAAGTCAAAACCAGCGCGCAACACTGTCCGCTCAAAAGCCTCGACTTCGTCACCCTGCGTATCAAGGATGCCATCTGCGACACCTTTACGAAGCTGAAGGGCGCCCGCCCCAGTGTGAATTCCAATCGCCCGGACATTCGCATCGACGCCTTTCTCGATGCCACTCAGCTCACGCTCTATCTCGGAACCACCGGGGACTCGCTCTTCAAGCGCGGCTTCCGCGAGTCCACCGTCGATGCGCCATTACGCGAGAATCTGGCCGCCGGCATTGTCCAACTCACCGGCTGGAACGGGACCACGCCACTCCTTGATCCCCTCTGCGGCGGCGGGACGATTCCACTCGAAGCCGCCATGCTCGCCAGAAACATAGCCCCCGGCCTGGGTCGGCGCTTCGCCTTTGAACTGTTTTCGAATTTCGACGCGGCCCTCTGGAAAACCGTCCAAGCTCAGGCCCACGCCAAACAATTGCCCGCCAGTCCAGCTCCCATCTATGCCTCTGATCGGGACGCCCGCGCCGTACAGACCGCCAAAGATCAGTTCATCCGCGCAGGAGTCGCCGACAACATCGCACTGAGTCAAACAGATCTCTTCGACCTCACTCCGCCGCAAGAACCGGGCATCATCGTCATGAATCCCCCCTATGGCGTCCGGCTCGGAACCCAAGCCGATCTGGACGTGTTCTATCCCAAACTCGGCGCCTGGCTGAAAACCCGTTGCGTCGGCTGGCGCGTCTATCTGTTTACCGGCGACCTCCGCGCCCCGAAGCTCATCGGCCTCGCTCCCACCAAACGCACCCCTCTCTTCAACGGCGCCATCGAATGCCGCCTCTACGAATTTATCATCGTCCAAGGCGGAGCACGGCGCCGACTCACCGCACCAACACAGACCTGACGCCGCTCGACAGTCCAACCGTCGCCCGTCTGTGCGATTGACGCCTCTGCATGAAATCGACCCCTGATGTGTAAGCGGCTGCCCGGCGGCAGCCGCCTCACGACTCTCGGCTCTGTCTAGCTCTTGCAGCGAGGATCTTTATTCTGCAGCGCCGCGATCTGCTGATCATCGATCGGTACAGGCGCGCAGCCGTGTCCTTTTTCACAAACGAAATCGAACTGGACAGCCGGCTGGTGACAGCTCATGCACTTCACACCCTGAAAATTCACGGTCTGGTCTCCACGGCTTGCGATCTTCGTCCCCTGGCCGGTGAGGTCGAGGTGAAAAAACTCCCACCCGTTCGTCTCGGGGAATTTCTGTTTCGGGTGCTTCACCATCGCCTCATCCGGCAAGAGCTGCAGGAAGGTGCCGACGGGATACTCCTTGTTCGGCACACTGTCTTTGA
It encodes:
- the miaB gene encoding tRNA (N6-isopentenyl adenosine(37)-C2)-methylthiotransferase MiaB; translation: MTNKTTPPLVHIETFGCQMNESDSELVRSLLKQDGFAFTEDRERADVMLMNTCAIRENAHNKVYGHLGELQAVKKERPLVVGVLGCMAQSLKDELTKKVPLIDVLAGPDAYRQLPMLITNALQAQEQGFAKKSFALDLSEYETYEGVLPDREGGVNAWITVMRGCDNFCSFCVVPYTRGRERSRDPQSVLVEAQQAAALGYKQITLLGQNVNSYRSGDWDFAALISAVADTPGIERVRFTSPHPKDYPRSLIEAIAAHPKICKHIHLPLQSGSDRILDLMGREYTAADYSKLVDQIKGMIPDIVLTTDIICGFSTETEQDFESTCRLVEQTRFHSAFVFAYSERKNTIAARKFQDDIPEEVKGNRVKRLVELQREIGGARNREYVGQTLPVLVEREATRSPNRWMGKTDGNIAVIWDKALEPLQPGALTHRRITDSSVAALFAE
- a CDS encoding PilZ domain-containing protein, whose protein sequence is MRSLTPQSKREREKDELRQQTRYRVEFPITSTGDCITTGTVYNLGLGGCKIMSAARVTLEIGAILKLELHPPKLAPISVHAATVRWTMEDDFGVDFLGMQESDRDRLAQLIEQLSEES
- a CDS encoding A/G-specific adenine glycosylase codes for the protein MPSSSKSPRRKTRSKAQSPALTPSQKRRFQQRLLKWYGEHGRDLPWRKTSDPYHILVSEVMLQQTQVDRVIPKYHEFLDRYPSFEHLAEAPVADVKKTWYPLGYNIRPERLHSIACETVERYGGQLPNDAEELLSFKGIGRYTAGAIRSFAFNEDAPILDTNVIRVLHRVFIAEGDPKAQKAQLWELSEALIPRGKGYDFNQAIMDFGAMVCTARDPYCLLCPMKSICKTYPFDAASNRK
- a CDS encoding PilZ domain-containing protein yields the protein MVTRKFPRFPTSISSILVQRDRLKYNAALRDVSVKGCRVESVIRPFTGMQLEVSLQLPGEASPITITNAAVRWTGSHGIGIEFLTIAPPQLERLTQLITKLSSATHAA
- a CDS encoding ribonuclease H-like domain-containing protein, which encodes MKVVLDIETIQAPRAEWAHLVGKEHPPEEESSRHGGMDLFEAGAAEEARHAEDEQYAKSAFDGTFSKIVCIGLLEFSDQMEARSAVAWYGSNEKELLRQFWARIAQDRPTLFITHNGLGFDLPFIKKRSIIHQVKPSYDISLAKFRAEPVYDTMAIWSNWDTRGWVKLDVLARALHVETKSGSGSQVAEMWEKGQGQELARYCLQDTYVTYACYCRMNFRQPLSSEVVLLQPELLELL
- a CDS encoding type II toxin-antitoxin system RelE family toxin, translated to MAWFRLAFRPTVIQDLTPVDPAMAQRLFDKTKWIASNVDNLRHEPVAPDLPGLSKYAVGDWRIFYSIDRADSLVDIHAIVPRALLR
- a CDS encoding (deoxy)nucleoside triphosphate pyrophosphohydrolase codes for the protein MTVIEVAAGLIQRDGRYLIARRKAGVHLAGYWEFPGGKREGGESLEDCLRRELREELNVVVGIPLPYRIVRHEYPEKIVELHFFRCVIESGEAEALDCAELRWVLPEEFNQFTFPPADAVILESLQRDAIMESR
- a CDS encoding THUMP domain-containing class I SAM-dependent RNA methyltransferase translates to MDNTNYRCFAPCPRGLEALLQQELAALGATDLRPTEGGVGFSGTLAIVYRTNLESRIASRILLEVAQVSYRNEQDIYAAASALPWPQWFQASRTIKVKTSAQHCPLKSLDFVTLRIKDAICDTFTKLKGARPSVNSNRPDIRIDAFLDATQLTLYLGTTGDSLFKRGFRESTVDAPLRENLAAGIVQLTGWNGTTPLLDPLCGGGTIPLEAAMLARNIAPGLGRRFAFELFSNFDAALWKTVQAQAHAKQLPASPAPIYASDRDARAVQTAKDQFIRAGVADNIALSQTDLFDLTPPQEPGIIVMNPPYGVRLGTQADLDVFYPKLGAWLKTRCVGWRVYLFTGDLRAPKLIGLAPTKRTPLFNGAIECRLYEFIIVQGGARRRLTAPTQT
- a CDS encoding NUDIX hydrolase; the protein is MKFCSTCGAPVSQKIPAGDNVLRYVCDHCHAIHYHNPKIVAGCIPEWEGQILLCRRGIEPRLGLWTFPAGFMEIGETTEEAAARETKEEALADVEITALYAVLSMPHIGQVYMVFRGRMLTPEFGVGTESLEVRLFPRHAIPWDGMAFPVVTEALRRYVKDAEDGQFSLHLASVNDRMPPEPVPDL